The DNA segment TGTCTGACTGAAAGCATCAAACCTTTCTGTGAAGTGGAAGATGAACTCACCTGGCTGTATCCAGAGTGACCTGCTCCTCTGCCAGCTGCTCTGCATCCTTAGCAGCTCTAGCTGACACGCCAGCGTTTTGTTTAATCCAGATGTTGGGTTTctgaaagtgtaaaataaagagaaaaattcaaGTACGTCAGAATATTCGTTAATAATATTTAAGGGAACGAATTCAATTTTACCTTAGAGGTGGCTTTCGTCTTGAGTCCAGCATCAGCATTTTCCTGACCGAGTTTCTCCCGTTTAAATTGTTCCTGCTTTCTGTAAAGCTCCGCTTTAAGGTCCACCAGCTGCAGAAACGTTGAACCAATTAatgtacattttcttaaaaagtgCGCACGTATCAGTCTATAGTTGGCGTTAGCAGGGCCCTAGCTAatgtaagttgtttttgtcGTTTACAAAACGTCAAGCTTCATAACAAAAGCCTAAATGActaattatttaatgtaaacttCGATTAACTTACCGTCGAGGCTGCTACTTcaagagttttctttttatccataTTAACTCTATAATGGATCATATAATCTACTGCTGAGCTACCATTAGCTTAGCCATGCTCTAACTCCTTCTTCTTTGCTAATATTCTTAATGACTAGATGCCTGCCGCTTGtgcgccatctagtggacacGTTCTACACTTACACGTTTTTGGAGGACATCTaaacagcataaaatgttccaaaatctTCACATTAAGAAGACTTTTTCCGTTTATTTGTAATCAGAAGTTAAATCTGGGttattctgaaagaaaacataattattaaacattctACGGTGCGTGTATATATAGCCCTAGAATAGCTGAAAAGATTTAAtgcattgaaaatatatttaaaagaatatgAAATTATCAAatttttctgagtgttttgCCCAGAGTTAAGTATTAGAGGTTTACAgtaacagagaaaacattctggtgactattttgttttcttcccaaaATAAATGTGGCCTTTTCCTCACAAgatcagagaaagaaaagcctCATAATGAATTCTGTTTATATCCTCAATATTTGAAAACCTGGATCAAGCCTTGAGTCTCTGTTTCCTCTGTTCCCTGTTCCCAAAACAAGGTTATGATGTTACCTTTTATTTCAGCagatcagaacattttaaatcctGTGCAAACAGCTCAGTGTTTAATTTGCAATCTCTCCTTTCTGAGGATTcagtgatgctgctgcagccttgcagatgaagatgatgtatccgtttctctctctgctgcagcattACCTTCCTCTCTGAAGTGATAGGATCAACAGACAGGACGTCATGCCAGACagattaatgtttatttttgcacccGATTAAACATTTAGTCTTGTGCTGCCAATATATGACGGGACAGGTCGAAGTAAACTTGGACTAAATGCTTTTGTGAGCCATGACAGGAAGAAGCGTTACATAAAGGGacaaagcaacttttaaaatattttatgttcagGCAAAAGAAGCCGAAGAATATCttcaaactcatttccatttttgaCCATATCAAGATTTTGAATGTCCTCAAAGGGATGCATGTGGCAGGGTTTATTAAGAAAATTCCCttttaaactcttaaaatattataaacGTCTCTGAAATATTTAGCAATTAAGTAATTTGGTGCAACACAACTGAAACTGACTTGATAAAGTTAGATTTCGGCACTCATAtcttgaggttttatttttgtggccTTCTATTCTCTTCCTTCCACCCCCCAAATATCTACTGTGTtcatttatcacataaaaacttaaattatgtTAAAGGTGCAGATTGTAATACAAAAAATGTGGAAGTAAAAggtttgtgaatatttttggcCAAGTACTGTAACTTTTTAGGCTGCAAACATTGTTAGAAAATCTTGTGTACACCCGTATCTCTATTCCAGGATAATGTAGCTGAATGAATATTTAGCGTTCATTTGATTCAGCGGAGCCCTAATTTTATCCATTcagtcaaataaatttgaacaGATTCTGGGATTTTATTCTGCACTTTATCTTGAAAGTTTAGTGCTGCTATTCAccgggtttgttttttttttttcttatataaaaaGTCAGACACAACCACCAGAGTCAAGAAGATGAATTTCTCTAACATTGGTAACAAAcacttttgtttcagatttcGGTAACCGGGTCACAGGCTGCTCCGATGTCCGTGCGGAAGCTGTCAGCAGAGTGCGCTGTGACCTACATTCCCTTCGAACAGTTCTTATTAGGAACACGAACAAATGGAGGACATATGTCTCCTCAAACCTGATGCACAAGAAAAAGACGTTCCACAAGGTCGGCTTGCCGCTTAAATGGCAAGCCGACCTTGGGAAGAATCAGACATGACTAATCGcgttcaaaacaaaaagcacttaGGGCCAACTGTGTgggatgaagaagaggaggttTTAAAAGCAGACTAATGGACTGTCCACACAGGCGCCTCCATCTTCGCTCATGCTCAACTCCGAACGTGCTCGCTTCATCACGCGCTCGTTCGTGACTAATTCAAGTGAAAACACGCCTGAGAACCGAATCACTCTTAAAGGCTTTTAATGCATCTCCACTACATTAAACCAAACTACACTGCACAGCAAGCGGACgacataaaacatgcagacagattAGAACAAATAATATTCGGGtccacagaagaaaaaaaaacaacttaaaactgcttttcaaTTAATTCGTGTAAACAATTAACTAAAATGCAACCAGGTGAGGCACTTACAGTGTCTCATGTGTTTGTCTtctttcttaaaacatttacttttcacTAGATCAGAAAGTGagtatttcactttttaaaaaaaataagaatattaataaattcCTTCTTCAAACTCCAACATGTGAGCTTGTTGGATTgataactttaaaacaaaaatcagtgcAGGGTGTTTCATTAGCAGAACAGTACATTGAGGATTGACCATgccattttttcttgttttgtttcgttttttttaagtgttgacCTGTGGAAGAATCAAATGCCGTAAAGCAGAGTGGTGTTGTTTCGGATGGTGCTGAGCACCGTGGCCTCATCTTCCCCCTTCAGCCAGCTCAGCTCATGTAGCGTATGGATACCCATTCCTGGGTGAGAAAACCGGCATACATCTTTGCCAACCTGTGGGAACGGAGAACCAAGCAGATAAAAACAGTAACAGTGAAATAAAGGGCGACTGGTGCAGGAGAACCTCTGCATTGTGGAAATCCACCACAGCACATCAACAAAACaccttattaaaataataaccttGTTATTTTAGTGCCCTGTGTAGCCTGTCTGCATGGTAATTTAGCCATTTGTTTCAGGTGTGTGAATTAAAGGTTTCATAAATTTGTCAGCTTGAGGCATTGCAGCGAGGATAAAACAGCTTTAAGAAGCTTTCCTTGTTGTAGACACAAAGATAAAACCGGATCGTTTTAGCACTCTGTGCTTGTTGCTTTGCTCTCCAATGAGGAGATGCcacatttgagtttttaatagtTTGGATAGCTCATGTTGTTTTAATCTTCTTTAAATACAATGTTCCAAATTCATTAGAAATGTTACAATTACCAGTCTAATCTGTGCTTTTCATCACTGTATACATGATATTCTGTCTGACATCTTACAAGACCCAGCTCTATCAGAGAGTTTATGTTAAAGGTAGTTCAACTTTCCTTTACTTAACATTTTCTTCCAACCTTAAAGTTTTTCATCCAGCATTTCTTCACTTAAAAGCTGTGTACCTTCTCACCTCATaaggaaaagcagaaagaaaaaaaaaattaactcataTGACGctaaatctgcaaataaaaagctaaaaccaAATTAGAacttaaaaaggttttaagtgAGAGTCGATCCTCAACACAAAGCGCTGAAATTAGTAACAGAAACGTCTGAAAGTACAGATCAtaaatgttcctttttattttttagactcCTTAATTTCTCAGCGCAGACATACCTGTCTTGGCAGAAAATACGGTGCATCCGTCTCCAGGACGATACGGTCCAGAGGGATCTGGCGAGCTGCGTCTCGGGCTTCCCTGGCCCTGGTGTAGGTGATCAGAGCTGTGAAGCCCACATACAGGTTGGGGAACTCTGTCAGGAAAGGCTCGATCACAGAATAACTGTTTGTGAAACAGTGTCTGAAAAACACAAGCGTGTTTAAGAGATTTCCCGTGTCAAATGCACATGGAGAGACATTCAAACTCAGAGCAGTTCTTCAGATTTTACAGCTGAAATGTGCGAACGTTAATATTTTAAGGAATACTAGATGAAAGGAATTTAGCAAAATAGTTACCAGAAATGCCAAGTCTTGAATATTTATGTTCAACCAACAGGTTGCAAGAGCAGTTTGGACAAACCCAGCTCTACTATGTAAAAGTCCAGAAACTTCCGTTGTTCACTTCCATACAGGAAATCAGTAAGTACTCACTACTAAATTCACTAGACATGAACAATAAACACAACCACAACTCTTGGCGCTATTTTAGTGCGCAGAATTTAGCAACCATAAAAGACTTCCAGGACTGTATGATATCAGAAAATGTTGTGATCTTGTAAGTATTGCGATGATGATACACATgcttcttttcatcttttctcatCTGTGCTTGCATGCATCGCTGTGTTCAGCATTTTAATTCATGCCTAGTGCGAGCATCAGTCAAACATCTACTGCACTTCGGTCCTTCGCTGAATCAGTATTGCACACACTGATATTGTAAAGGTGACATATTTGTAGAATTAGCCTGTATGCAATTTTTGGTAGATCAAAAATATCTCAGGTGCCATGCATCCAATTCCCGCTTTCAGTAGTACTTCTCCAGTTAGATGGAGTTTCACTGTCTCTAATGTCCACACCTGATATAGGTTGGCATGACTGAAAGGGGAGAGGTGGAAACAATCTCTCtaatcccattttttttttttttttatgaaaggaAACAGGATTAAACGGCTATGGCTTTCTCCTTCTTATCTTAGAACTTCTTTGCTAAAATATACTCTATTTTAGCAGAATTTGTCAAGTAAAAGTGCAAAGTAATTAAATGGTAATTGATGAACAGACGCAGAAACAAAATAACCTCTGAAATGTAGACGGCTGGAGTGAATTTAAGGAGGCTCCCTCACCTGTGAATCTTGTAATCTCTGGGCACACACTTCTTCATGATCTCCAGCAGGTCGTCATCTGCGTCCCGGCAGTGGATCACCAGAGGTTTCTGCATGGCCACGGCCAATCGCAGCTGACGCTCAAACACCTTTCCAGAGAAGAGCCACTCTGCACATTAGAGAAACTAACCTACACCATTTATCACAAGTTTGGGGTAACAACAGTTTTTGCCGCGGAGAGCGTAACTTAGAGCTTACTTGTTTTTGCCTGGACGAGTCAGTAGAGTTTTTGTGGGAGTAATCCAGGCCCATTTCACCAAACGCCACCGCTTTTGGATGCCTCATTGCCATTAGTATGCTGTTTTCCTGAGTGTTTGAGTAGCCTTTGACGAAATGCGGGTGGCAGCCAAATGCCCCCCATACCCTGTCCTCAGAAAGCAAACCTTCCCACAGGGCCTCCTTCACCATGACGTGCGGGTTGCAGAAGTTTGTAATGCAGCCTTGAAACTCAGgactgaagctgctgctgtagGTCTGCCTGAAGCGACCGAACGTCCCTCTGAAGCCCAGCTTTCCGTAGAGCATGTCCAGATGACAATGTGTGTCGATGAAGCCAGCCTGGACGTTGCGGTCAGGGTAGTTGGTCCACAGAGGGTCAGCCCCCAAGGACAACCTTCTGGCGGATGTGGAGCTGTCCGGTACGGAGGATGGAGGGAAACGCATAGAAGAGCAACAGTCACTTTGTCTCCGTGGCGCTGCAGAGGTCACGGAGAGGTTAGATAGTCTTTCAGTAGAACATAGCGGCAAAGAAAATGGATCCGATGAATTGGCCTTGACAGATGACGGGAAATTCTGGAGTTCAGCTCTGAAAGGATTTAGAGGCTCCAAGTCTGGCTGTTTTGGCTGCTTGAGTGAAATATAAACTGTCCTCTTCTCTGGCAATAAATATGACTGTGTGTCGTCTGCAGCTGTCTGCACAGTTCCAGGGTTTTCGATAGACGGTGACAAAGAAGCCGAAGACGTTGAAGTTAAAGCAATCCAATTCTGCAGGCTGTTCCGTTGCGTGGGAAAACCAGAGTCTGAAATGAACTCCAACTGAGGGACTGGCGGTCTGCTGTCTTCAACCTCAGCCTCATCCTCAGAAACAAAGAATTTTCCGTGGGGGGTGGTCTCCAGAAAAACCAGCTCCTGAATCAAATAAGACACCGGTGTCACTTCTTCACGAAATTCTCACAAATCAGATCACATTTTATATTGACGGGTTCTTGagttttcacatttagtcaAGTTACAGCCACAaagcttcatttattttattaggattttatgtgttgGAACAACTCGTTGGGGACAACACTGGAGCAGCTGCACAGCTCAGgtgagaaaatatgtttctatatTAGCCTGGACCCCCATTAACATTTGACAATGTGACAAAGTAGAAAACTGAGCTAATACACCACTGCATAGTTATTTGTTATTCAAAAAGATAAGACAGCAGACTTACCCTTGAATGTGTTTTTGACTCTGGGCTGTAACTTTGTGATGGTGTGTCCTCAAACACCTGAACAGGAGTGCTGTGATCCTCACTGAGGGACTCAACATCCTCGTACTCGTCAGGACTCCTCACGAAGCCGATACTACCCACATTGCTGTCAGAAGGCTCAGGACTTTGCCCTACAGTCTGTGCAGGAACAGAATCCAGGGGTAAAGAGCCACTCTCGGACGTGGGGATGGGGACTCCGGTTGAGCCAAGGCTGGTTCTTGTCTTGCCAATAGCTGCAATCAGTGCCATCCGGCAGATAGCCTTTGACCCCTCCTCCGGCgtcctctctttcttcttcaaGATGAAAGAATGATGTGAAGTTGGCAAAACATGTGGACTTGTCGGAGATTCGTCTTGCTGGCGTATTTCTGCTGAAGGCGGACtctgagcaaaataaaaaataaaactagcttgctttgtgtttgtaatCAGACTTAAATCAATCTCATCTTCGTTATTAGAAACGCAAACCTAAACATCCAAAACCAAACGGTCACAATTAAAAGTCAAGTACAACACAGCAGTGAATAATTACCTTAATAGTTTTAAAAGTCTCTGAATGTTTCCTGGAGAGTTTTCGCAGCTTGGCTTTGCCTGCAGATGGCGCACTTTCACAGAGCGCCTCGGCTTTTCTCTTGGGCGTGTCCAGACTCAGAGCTCCGAGGCGCTCCGACCCTGGAGAGTCACTGAGGGGGAAAGCGCTCGACTCTCCAAGGCCTGGCTTACTGCTGCCAGAAGGAGTGT comes from the Gambusia affinis linkage group LG07, SWU_Gaff_1.0, whole genome shotgun sequence genome and includes:
- the tatdn2 gene encoding putative deoxyribonuclease TATDN2 isoform X1, yielding MGTCVLASLDGSKPVGNPPTFVDLPPSLNHFCRYEKHLLYDMDNARKKVSFKWIQTAATLPGEAGQSNASSNTPSGSSKPGLGESSAFPLSDSPGSERLGALSLDTPKRKAEALCESAPSAGKAKLRKLSRKHSETFKTIKSPPSAEIRQQDESPTSPHVLPTSHHSFILKKKERTPEEGSKAICRMALIAAIGKTRTSLGSTGVPIPTSESGSLPLDSVPAQTVGQSPEPSDSNVGSIGFVRSPDEYEDVESLSEDHSTPVQVFEDTPSQSYSPESKTHSRELVFLETTPHGKFFVSEDEAEVEDSRPPVPQLEFISDSGFPTQRNSLQNWIALTSTSSASLSPSIENPGTVQTAADDTQSYLLPEKRTVYISLKQPKQPDLEPLNPFRAELQNFPSSVKANSSDPFSLPLCSTERLSNLSVTSAAPRRQSDCCSSMRFPPSSVPDSSTSARRLSLGADPLWTNYPDRNVQAGFIDTHCHLDMLYGKLGFRGTFGRFRQTYSSSFSPEFQGCITNFCNPHVMVKEALWEGLLSEDRVWGAFGCHPHFVKGYSNTQENSILMAMRHPKAVAFGEMGLDYSHKNSTDSSRQKQVFERQLRLAVAMQKPLVIHCRDADDDLLEIMKKCVPRDYKIHRHCFTNSYSVIEPFLTEFPNLYVGFTALITYTRAREARDAARQIPLDRIVLETDAPYFLPRQVGKDVCRFSHPGMGIHTLHELSWLKGEDEATVLSTIRNNTTLLYGI
- the tatdn2 gene encoding putative deoxyribonuclease TATDN2 isoform X2; the protein is MDNARKKVSFKWIQTAATLPGEAGQSNASSNTPSGSSKPGLGESSAFPLSDSPGSERLGALSLDTPKRKAEALCESAPSAGKAKLRKLSRKHSETFKTIKSPPSAEIRQQDESPTSPHVLPTSHHSFILKKKERTPEEGSKAICRMALIAAIGKTRTSLGSTGVPIPTSESGSLPLDSVPAQTVGQSPEPSDSNVGSIGFVRSPDEYEDVESLSEDHSTPVQVFEDTPSQSYSPESKTHSRELVFLETTPHGKFFVSEDEAEVEDSRPPVPQLEFISDSGFPTQRNSLQNWIALTSTSSASLSPSIENPGTVQTAADDTQSYLLPEKRTVYISLKQPKQPDLEPLNPFRAELQNFPSSVKANSSDPFSLPLCSTERLSNLSVTSAAPRRQSDCCSSMRFPPSSVPDSSTSARRLSLGADPLWTNYPDRNVQAGFIDTHCHLDMLYGKLGFRGTFGRFRQTYSSSFSPEFQGCITNFCNPHVMVKEALWEGLLSEDRVWGAFGCHPHFVKGYSNTQENSILMAMRHPKAVAFGEMGLDYSHKNSTDSSRQKQVFERQLRLAVAMQKPLVIHCRDADDDLLEIMKKCVPRDYKIHRHCFTNSYSVIEPFLTEFPNLYVGFTALITYTRAREARDAARQIPLDRIVLETDAPYFLPRQVGKDVCRFSHPGMGIHTLHELSWLKGEDEATVLSTIRNNTTLLYGI